AAATGTTAAtgtctgtcatctgaagccctgttGATTATTACACATGCTCCATATAATCACGGTGTGATATCGTGTAGCTATAATCAAAACTTCCCATATCCTAATCTAAACCTGGGTTTTGCCTATGTTGACACATTGAAATCCTTCTATATAAGTCAGAGAGTATGTTCCCCCCACATAAACAGGACTTATCAATGCTGATGACTTTCCCCTTCTTGCATTGTTCTTCTGATATCTGAATGCCTGCCCCGCCTAGCCTGTATGAACTTACCTGGAAGGTGTACTCCATGAGGTGAACGCCCCGAATGAGGTTCAGGGATGCACACATGATATTGAGAACCAAGGAGAGGATCCCGGGTGCCGTCACAGGTTCCAGTCTGGGACTCAGGCCTTTGGGAACCggcagagagagaagagagGCATGAGTGAGTTAACTTGAACGTTCCATTGGGGAGGGTGACTGGGatggttttatttgttttttagttGGGTTCGGCCCTGGGCACAGAATTAATTGGAGTTCAATCATGGTAAAAAGAGTTTTGAAATGCACTCAAAATGTGTTATGGAAAAGTGCACCATTAAagatcattttacattttttcccaaaaaaattatattgtgATCTTTACAACACACAATCGCAATCCACGATCTTAATTTTGATCTTTATTCCCAGTTTTGAAATGTACTGTCAAGAATACCCATAATCAAACAAGCCTATGGACATACACTGTATTCATAAGCACCATATAAAACAGAATATTGCATTAAATGCACTGTTTTCAAAAGGGTAATTAAATCCTGaagtaaactttattttaaatattaaaaagctGCTGGATGATACCTTTTAAGGTGAATAGATTTGTCGTTAACGTTgttagcaactatgcttttggTAAACATACACCTGATGCCATTAATATTTCTTTTCACATCAGGTTCGTTTTGCAAACTGTACGTGAGAGTTCTCCAGCAGCCCAGAATGGGATATTCAGCCAGATACTCCGATTTTCAATTGTTTGCGTTCTGTATAGCACCTGCACTTGTATCTGAGTGCTTGTTTATGGGTCTCGTTAGGTGCCCCAGTCACAGTGGGGTGACTGTATATGTCCCTTCAGTCCAGAGTGATACTTAGATCATAGTATTTATCCAACGACTGGAGTGAACACTTACAATGACAAGCAAAGAaaattgattattttattttttttatcaggagAATCACCAACACCAGTTCTTGGTAAACAGGAAAGAGACCCATGTAGTTTGCTGTAAATGTACACAAAATAGTTTGCCATAAAATGCAGGATGAATGGAATGGGCAGTGCCAGAAAATATCATGCTGTGCAGACTTGCGAGGTACGAATTGGGCAGGTGATACGGATCAAGTAGTTACACTTTGGATATGTGCTACATTCACAAACCAACAAAATGACTTCCTACTAGATGACTGTACTGATTGGCCAAGTTATATCACGTGTCTCTATTACAGGGTCTCTTTCATGTGTGACTTATCTGAAAAACAATTTAATTTGAGTCATCAGCATGGCAGGTGAGGAAGTGTAGTATGGATCAGATAGTGACATAGGTTATTACTGGCCATCAAAATTTTCTCTGAAGCTTGGAAGTGTTAGTAGGGGGATGTAAAAGACAATCTCAACAATTCACATGAAAAGTAGATTGTGGACATCTTCAGGATCGATCATAATATAAAATCATCAGATCAACCACACCTATTTTACTTCACTTTAAAATCAGCATTGCTACCTAACCAACTTGTGGACCAAGACTCCTTGAGCAGACCGTATCAGCGATGGTGCCTGTCAATATGGGCACCCAATGCCTCTGTGCTTAGAATGCTGTCCgatgctaacatgctaatggAGAGCCTATCTCACCACATCCTGGCACCGGGTCCACATGGCCATTAGCTTCCCCATTGCTCTGCATCATCTCCTCAAAACTGAGGAGCCTGGGCGGTCTGGCCTTCAGCTCCTCCTGCACCTTGGCCAGGCGGGTGCCATTGCGGGGGCCTCCAGCCTGGCTGTACTGCTGCTTCACTTTCTGGATGACGCTGTCTGTCGCCACATCACCAACAGCATAGAAACAGACAAAAGCGCTGTTAATTGAACCTATGCGTGTGTAATACAACACCAGCCATTGAGGTGAATATCCTTAAGTCATTTAAAATTCCATCTAAAATATCAGAAAACATAAAGCTCTAGTCAATTTTCTTGCACACTAAAAAAATGCACACTAAACAGTAATCAGACAAACTGCTCATTTACTTATTtttcagatgcttttgtccaaagagaTATACAGTtgagggcccaatggtgaatcACTCCACCACGGCATTTGaatcagcaaccttctgatcacaagtaCAGATTCGTAACCTGCAGAGCAACACCACCCATTTTACAGGATTCATTCACTGATtcttgtatatatatattttgctaGTTcataaatgtgttattttataataaataattttttccCATTAAAGGTGCCATAAAATGAAAATCTGGCTTTACTTTGGCATAGATGAAAAAAGTAAAGTTTGGTAGATGGGAATGATATATTAATATGTAACAACATTACAAAGTCTATGATACTGACATTGACAAGAGGCTTCTTTACTTCCCGTAGCCTACTTTTGGTTAGCTAAATAAATGCACTAAAAAAAAGATAGATAAATCTTTGTTGTCATTGTCATTTGACAACGAAATTGAAAAATGAAAGCAGAACTCCAAATCCATCACAAACAACGCACTCACAGGCTGCTCAGCTTCCTGTTTGGTGTCCTTGATGAAACTTGCATGACAAAGCTAGCATCGTAAAATCATTTGTTGCATGAGATGATAAATAATTTCAGTAATTTCAGCAAAATTATGATTATGCTAATGTTGTGCCTAGGCTGAAGTGCAACAAATTGTTCCAGGAAACATTAAATGAGTAAACTTACCACTCAGAAGTGTATATTTTTAACCTCCGAGCAACTGGCTACTCCTCAACATCCGAATCCTTCACTGATATAAGCCACACATACACAGTTGGATGCCTAAATGCTCCATGTTTCACCTCACCTGTAGTGATCTATGTTGGTTCTGTGTGAGCCATCGCAGGGCCTCAGTgtaaaccagccaatcagagcacagtttatgaatatattaataagcCCACCAAATAAAGGAAAACAACCTGTTTCATTATAGGGCCAAATTATAAGGTTGTAAATAGGCCTGTAAAACCACTTCTGGACAAGTTCACACACCTTCTGCATAGACACTAGAGAACAATTTCAAATGAATTACAAATTCATTATATGGCACCTTTAATACAGTTGAACGTAAACTGGAGACCCATTGAATGATAAATGCCTTACAAAATCGCAGTAAACCTGCGGTTTTAAAGTTACCAAATCACAGACCCTGCAGCTGATTAGCCGGACTGCCTTTTCCCTAAGATAAGTCCAGGTCAGCGAGGGCCCGTACACCACGCCCCAAATGTCCTTTCCAGCATCCTTACCAAATTCCAAGAATGGATACGGTCTGTTTGCCAGCGCAACCGTGGCACTGTCAAAGCAAGCTGTGAACTCCCATCGGAGGTCTTCCAGGAAGCAGAAGGCCGTGGCGATGGGGAGCCTGTTGGAGCAAACGGCCATGTAGGAGACTCCTTCTGTTGAGATGAAGCTTTAGAGAGGATACACATTGTCAACAAACAAGCGGAGGGAATCCACACATTATTATTGCTATACTCTCTATTCACTTTAATGCatgtttgtgatttttttttcctttcattttttaaaagcaaaaataagCACTGTGATTCTGTACTGCAAAATAGAGAATATATTTCCCCTGTGAGGAAAATGGCCTTTCATCTTGCTCAGTATGAGAAACACAGATATTCAGGTTAAAGCAGTGCCACTCACAGACTTTTTGAGGAGCACATACTCGACTGCacaccttgggggggggggggggggttcaaccTAGTAAGCTTAGTGTGAGCGTCATCGATTAGTAATATTTGCCGACTGGAGGGGGTTCCTCATCAATAAATTTTGCCTACCCTGGGGGGATGAAGGGGCCTGACATGATCGTCACTGATTGACTCTCAGGCCCCCCCCATTCTGCATGTGCCTGGGCGGCAGCAAATAGCAAACAGCAATTTTGGGGGTCAGAGTGCAGGATCagccagcacccctggagcaattgggaaTTAAGAACCctgttcaagggcccaatagtgacatgagtttgTCGGCCCTGGAATTCAAATCTGTGACCTGACGGTCACGAAGTCCTAACCCGCTGAGCACAGAAGTagtgctggatggatggatggatacacaGCAGTAATCTTTGATGCCTGAATTTACATGCGTATAGCTTTAAGAGGTTCTGGTTCTCTCGACTGCCTGACTGCACCAGGATTATGAGCCTGAGTGGCAGTAACTGTAAACTGCATCTGCTCACTATATGTTGAGATCATGGCCCTTGATTGTTCCTCTCTCCGGGCAAAGTGGCAGGGACTTGGACAGCGTTCTCAGCTGGTGCTTGCGCTCCTGCAGCTCGTGGTTGTGCTCGAAGTCCGTGGAAGCCGAGAGAGGGAGTCCATCCCTGGCCCGAGCCACAAAGGCAAACAGGATCAGTGACATGCTCCGCAGAGAGCCTCGGTGAAATgcagcctgcagggggagcaAGCAGATACCCTTTATTTCCAAACTCTGAACATGGCTTTATCCTTCAGGAAGAGTATGGGCAGCTTCAAAGGCGACTGTGACTgccctttttatttttacattttaaatgtattagcAAGGCAAACAAATATTTTGTTCACTTTGTACTCTATACTTAATTTaactagttctgtcattgtattccACGACACAACAGGTTGTCAGGCTTCAGATAGCATTTCTTGCTTTCTTTAGCACCAAGCTACCTGCAACCCTCAAAGCAAAGCAGAGGATTAGTAACCCATTGCCCAAACCATTTTTGTTACCTATAATTGCGTATAAATTAACGTACCATTTTTAAAGCCAGTATACTGTATGAGCTGATAAACCACATATTCAATGCATACACTCAGGGCAGTTCTATTCCTGGGCATGTCCTATAAGTACAAGGGCGTAATAGTAGGGAATAtaatacttttaatttttttaacacTTAATACTAATACGGAACTGCTGACTGCTAATTCTGTATGACAACACCTGTAGAAAATCCTCACAAGCAGATTACAGGATCGGGGAAAAGGCTGTTGCTCTACGGCACGGACGGTTCGCGTATTTACGTCCCCTGATACGGAACACGCTTTTATTTTTACGTGAGAATCCCGTAAAGTACAAACTGTGGGGGAAATCTGTATCCCTGCCGATGGAACGATTAACACCATGATACAGCCCAACACTAATGACATGTATGCGGCTAACCGAGACAAGCTAAATGAACTCGCTCTCTTCAAGCGCAGGGCACTTATAAGTGCATTTACAGTGCATATAATAAGTCATGTTCAGCTAGAAAATTAGCCGTGCCTGGGAGAACGCCAAAAATTAATATATGTTTTGGGTTTACTTGAACAACAAGACAAGTAGCTCCTTTAATTAGCGGTGAAAGATAGTCTCTTGTTTGTACCAATTCATTGTTCCTTACCTCATCGTCGCCgggtttattatttattttaaataactgaTATGTACAAACGCACTGATTTGAAAATGGTTGATAACGGGGTTGCTTCGGACGGCTGCCACGTCGTGATAATTGAAGTAACGTCAATGTTTTTGTAGCGCCACACTTTGACAGCTCGCCTCAGTTCTGACAGACAGCGCTGAGAATTATGGGAAAGTGCATTTGGTT
This window of the Paramormyrops kingsleyae isolate MSU_618 chromosome 1, PKINGS_0.4, whole genome shotgun sequence genome carries:
- the sec22c gene encoding vesicle-trafficking protein SEC22c translates to MSLILFAFVARARDGLPLSASTDFEHNHELQERKHQLRTLSKSLPLCPERGTIKGHDLNIYFISTEGVSYMAVCSNRLPIATAFCFLEDLRWEFTACFDSATVALANRPYPFLEFDSVIQKVKQQYSQAGGPRNGTRLAKVQEELKARPPRLLSFEEMMQSNGEANGHVDPVPGCGLSPRLEPVTAPGILSLVLNIMCASLNLIRGVHLMEYTFQDDYEGIWNVVAFLMAFTCCLCQCYLYLFHTSLKKPKTFSLLTLIILCNIYLYGLRNVWQLIFHIAVGALSTYLTLSRGLLDRVVDCGV